A window of Etheostoma spectabile isolate EspeVRDwgs_2016 chromosome 24, UIUC_Espe_1.0, whole genome shotgun sequence genomic DNA:
ataaaatacattttaagatgACCTGGCTAATCCTAAATGCTTGTGTAATGTCCTACATGATGTTCATAACCCATAGTTATCTGTCATTTACTAAAATTGCTGATTTCCTTTTGAGGTTTGGTGGGCTCTAGATGCAGTTAACTGTAGCCTTGGCCCTTATTTACACTGCCTGCTCAAAGTAACCCAGTTTGTATTATTTGCTCCCAGCTGGCACACATCAGAGTGTTATAATGGAATGTCATATGGTCGTTTCATTATGTGAAAAATACACATAGAGGGAGTTATTTATATATCAGTTAGGTTTGGATTGGTTTCAGTAAGTCCTATCTTTTACtttgtttgtacatttatttgTCAGGCAGCTGCACAAGATGTCTTGAACACAATCACTGAATCCCCCAGTGAATGAACTGTGTCCATCTTATCTGTGTGGATTGTTCTTATAGCAATTCTaaacctgtgtgtgtaaaacCACATTCGAGTTTTGAAATCTAAATTACTAAACGTATATTTTTGCTGTGCTGTCAGCCAAagcaagtttcctttttttcgtaaaacaaaaagaatctTCGTCACGAACAGGATTCGAACCTGTGCGGGGAAACCCCATTGGATTTCGAGTCCAACGCCTTAACCTCTCGGCCACCGTGACTACGAATGTAATAACCTGTGGTGATATTCATATATAATAGCGAATATGCGGCAAAGATCTTTTTCATTGAGACTATTTTGTGTTCGATTCAGTCTAATGCAAtggataaaacacaaataaaaacaccaagtTGGTAACGTCAAGAGTTAGCATGTTTTGTACAGTTTGTAAAGAACGATTTAGCGAGTAACGTTAACAACGTATTGGATTTGGTAAACAACAGACGCACAAAACGACTTCATAATACGCGGAAGCGCGGTGCATACAAAAACACGTTGATGTCTATTCGGCCATGTGTGATTTGTGATTGTTTTGTGCAGAGGTCTTGTTTCTaagatttgttttctttagcTGTGTATCATGAGCATAATAACAATACTTAACTATAACTGGATCTGAAAATATGGgaatataatacattttgccAGGGACCCAAAACGTTTAGCTCTCCAAAAAGGCTTTTGGGACGACAGTCTCTCTGCGCGTTAGTGCTAGTGTAACGGGTTAGGTTCCGCCAAAAATCGGGATAGTTTGTCACATTTCGATCAAGTTCAATGGAATAGTCGAAAAGCATACagcaattcatttaaaaaaaaatgttaatctcatcatttacatttttttttttaactccaaGTGCTTTTATATTAACGTCACAATCACGATCAACACTACAGGAAAAAATTTCCAGTCCACGCGTTTCTTGAATGCAGCGCAGCCTACGTCTCAACGTAGACTGCATTTCGATTGGCCTGTTTGTCATTCACTACAAGCCCCGCCTCCTTCAGAGGAGCATACTTATCTGGCTGTCGCAGTGAACAATAAACTTGAACACCACAGACGCCAAAATGATCAACTGGAAGGTAAATAGAATCCAATTTATTCGTTTATAGACATATTATGcgtattttgttattattatagcTGTTTCGTAGGTTATTTTGTGATGGGCTAAAAGTTAGGTTGTCTCTTTCAAGCTACGTAGCTAGTCCTCTGGCTGTCCGGCGAAAACGCACGTCTTTCCTTTTAATTTGAATTGGGCTCTgtacatagacagttaaagaaagcttccgtaccatagacagttaacgAAAGGTTCTGTACCATAGACACTTAAAGAAAGTTTCTGTACCATGGACTACAGCTGTTACTGCCCAGGAGTCTGTGTAGTATGACTATTTCTgcaacaagctccagcacataGAAACGCCGCTTcatctctcttctttttctccgtAAAATGAAGCTGCATTCAAATGCGGTCGGAAATGTCAAAATATATGTAAACGATCTGACGGACAACAATCATTTGAAATATcaagtctacttgtgctacattgggGATTACAGAACCAAGGAGGATATCATACACATGGGCCAATTAAGGGATACTCTCACCACCCTGTGTACCAATCTTTAgctagtggggggggggggggggggggcttctctGTTTCACACACCGCCTCCCCTCTATGGGACTAAATTAACTCCCACCTCCCACTTGAACAGCTGAGGCCTATGTTGGATAAGAGGAGAAGGGGGAGAAACATCTCCAGGATCCCCGAATGTTCCAGAGCTTTTGTTTTCCATCTGTCACGTCCTATTGAGTAATCTCAAAAAGTCAACTTTTTCCATTCTAGGTAGGAGATAAAGCTGTGCCCTGTAGTCAGTGGTAAAGTTATGtctggaagaaaaacaatataattaaaagGAAAGTGGTTATGAAATCAGAGCAGCTGTTCAGTCTGAAGAAATGTGCGCTGATCTGTAGTTGGCCCGAGGCAGAAACGTGCAAAGCCATCTTCAAACATGACCTCTGTCTATCCTCAGGCTTTGGACAATGTCCCCCTCCTTCTGTACATCCTGGCCCTGAAGACACTGCTGCTGTGTATGGCGTTTGCCGGGGCGAAGATCTACCAGAGTAAGAAAGCAGACCAGGCCCTGAAGAAGCAgcaggaggagaagaggaggctgGCCCAGCAGACGCAGGAGCTCCTAGACAACAAGAAGGAGGACTGAGCAGAGACGAGAAGCTGCTCCACACAGGTAGGCTACCGTCATAAAACTGGCCATCAGCTGTTGTACAGGCACGAGTGAGTCATTTAACATACTCCTTTCAAATCTGTGAACAGGTCTCTGGTCACAGAGCTGCTtaaaacatctgaaatattGGAGAtatgtttaattattttacttttttttttatcacacacaAAGCAACTTGGTGACTGTATGTCTCTTTTTGGTCACATAGCCACACACTCCGGCCCACCGTAGTTTGGTTTTGCATCCCGTCCCCTCCATTGATCAAGCTAGTCTGAGTCAAAACACGTCAACCGTAACAATCCTCCAGAAATGTCTCTTCTATAGTTTCATCTGAATGTGATATTTATTGTATAAAGGGGTCAGTGTTAACTACACCAATTAACCATTTACCATCCACTGTCGCACCCGTAGAATATTCATGAACTGCTCTGCTACTTGCACGGATATGAACATG
This region includes:
- the smim11 gene encoding small integral membrane protein 11; translated protein: MINWKALDNVPLLLYILALKTLLLCMAFAGAKIYQSKKADQALKKQQEEKRRLAQQTQELLDNKKED